A segment of the Brevundimonas sp. M20 genome:
GCCGGATTTGCCAGAGCAGATTCAGCAGATTCGGCGCTATCAACCGTCTTCTTAGTAATCATCACGCCCGAAATCGCACTATCGCCCTTCTTGCTCGGCGGAGGGCGCCGCAACGTTGATAGGGTAACTGCTCGGTCCCACCCAATCCTTTCTAAGAAGGCGTCGAATGAAAAATCCTTCTCGATCCCATCCATAAACTGATCGATCCAGCGATAATATTGCCAACTTTTCCCTGAAAATAACGATCTAAGCTTGTATTTCACAGAAACAGAAATGCTTGCTGAAAACGTTTTCGTTTCTATCTTGTTTCGACCCAAGTAAAGTGGTTCAAACAGGGTTGATGTGTTGGTGTTAAAGCCAGAGCATTTGGCGTTTATTGTAAGATCAAATCTGCTATTAGATAAAACTATTGATCCGTCTGAAATCTTTTTCACAACAGAGTTTATTGGAAGTGTCAGCTCAAATCGCTCGTATATTTCGCCATTCTCGCCGTATGCTAGGACGACCTCTTCATCAGGATCGTCGGGTGCGGCTTGATTCATGAACGCGGGTCGGTCTTTCATGAGTCTAGAGAACAATTCTAAGAATCTGTTTTCTAGCAATATTTGAGGAAGATCTTTTCGCCCCAGTTTGGTTATCAGCGGATCGTCTTCATTTCCACCCAGTTCGCGGCCGAGTTCATGGGAGAGATTTTTGAGGGCAAAATACTCAATAGACTCTTCGATGATCGCGTTAAATTCGCCTCTCGTGGTAACGAGGTGACCTTTCTCAAGGGATTCTACCCAGAGTTTCTTTTGGGCCGGGTTTTCGCTAAACAAGCCGACAATGGAATCGTAACTTGCCTGTCCAAACTCGTACCGGTGCACACGAATAATGTCGTGGCTTTCTTGGTCGCATATTATAACGCCTTTAGCTTCAAAGCTTCGGTTTAGAGAAAGAAAGTGCCTTCTCACGACTAGAGAAATGGCCAGTAATATAAGTATGGAGCCGCAGGCGAGCGTGATGGCGGAAGCTAAATTCCATTCTCCAAGTACTGGTGCTGTGGCCACTTCGACGCCGATGGACAAGAGAGCTGCTACGATGAGCAATTCGAGAATGCCTGATTGCACTTCGATAAGTGTGCGTGTCCGTCCACGAGCCATTGCGGTCCCCCCCAAATTCCCGATGCAACCGTAGCGGTATTCCGAAAGGCTTCCAAGGTTTAGGCGAGAACCAGCGATCCCAGCTGGACTCAGTCGGGCAGCTTTCTGGCGCGAGAGTTGGCCTCTGCTGATCTTTAGGAGCAGAATTTCAAGCCACGCATGGAGCAGAAGTGGGCGGCCTTGTGCGCTTCTTTGGACAGGGACTCGTCGTGATCCTTGCGAGCCGTCTCACATCTTCCCCATCCCTCCACCCCCATATCCATGGTGCTCCCCTCTCTCGCCGCCTCCGCCTAGACCCTGGAGCCGGGCGCGTCCGGTTGGGGCGGGCTGGTGTGGCGTCGGGGCGAGCTCCGGCGGTGAGTGGAGGACCTCCCCGATGATGAAGAGTGTGTTGGCCGCCGTTGCGCTGGCGGCGATGGTTCCGGCTGTGCCCGCGGTGGCGCAGGATGCGTCGCAGAGCCCGGTGTTCGGGGCGGTGACGCTGAGCGCCGGGTTTGATGATGATCCGCTGCAGCGGCGGTTCCGGGCGGGCGGGCCGAACAATGCGTCGCGGCTGCCGGGGGGCTGCTCGGGCTATGTCGGGACGGCGCCGGACTTTCGCGTGACCTATACGGCGGGGCGTGCGCCGCTGATTTTCCGCAGCGTGTCGCTGGCGGACACGACGCTGGTGATCAACGGGCCGGACGGGCGCTGGTACTGCGATGACGACAGCTTCGGCGATCTGGACGCCGAGTACCGGTTCAACAGCCCGCAGAGCGGCGTCTATGACGTGTGGATCGGCACGGTCGCGCGCGGCGAGGCCGATGCGACCCTGGTGGTGACCGAACGCCCCTGAGTGTCAGGCCGAGGCTTCGGCTGAAGATCGAGGGCGTCCCCGGCGTGGTCCGGGGACGCCCTTTCACTGTGGGTCAGACCTTGACCTCGATGGCGGCGCCGCCGGCGCGGAACTTCGCCGACATTTCGGCCATGCCGGCCTCGGCTTCCGTCAGCGAGGCGCCCGCGTCGTTCTGGCCGCGCGCGGCGTCCCGGATGTCCTGGCTGATCTTCATCGAGCAGAATTTCGGGCCGCACATGGAGCAGAAGTGGGCGGTCTTGTGGGCCTCCTTCGGCAGGGTCTCGTCGTGGTATTTGCGGGCCGTTTCGGGGTCGAGGCCGAGGTTGAACTGGTCTTCCCAGCGGAACTCGAAACGGGCGCGGGACAGGGCGTCGTCGTGGAGGCGGGCGGCCGGGTGGCCCTTGGCCAGATCGGCGGCGTGGGCGGCGATCTTGTAGGTGATGACGCCGTCCTTGACGTCCTGACGGTCGGGCAGGCCGAGGTGCTCCTTGGGCGTGACGTAGCAGAGCATGGCCGTGCCGAACCAGCCGATCATGGCGGCGCCGATGGCGCTGGTGATGTGGTCGTAGCCCGGGGCGATGTCGGTGGTCAGCGGCCCGAGGGTGTAGAAGGGCGCCTCGTGGCAGTGCTTCAGCTGCTCATCCATGTTGGCCTTGATCTTGTGCATCGGCACGTGGCCGGGGCCTTCGATCATGACCTGACAGCCCTTGGCCCAGGCGATCT
Coding sequences within it:
- a CDS encoding peptidase S1 gives rise to the protein MMKSVLAAVALAAMVPAVPAVAQDASQSPVFGAVTLSAGFDDDPLQRRFRAGGPNNASRLPGGCSGYVGTAPDFRVTYTAGRAPLIFRSVSLADTTLVINGPDGRWYCDDDSFGDLDAEYRFNSPQSGVYDVWIGTVARGEADATLVVTERP